TCTGTTGTTTTGTGGGCACTCTTGTTAAAGCCTTGCTGTCCCTTCGTCCCCAGGCCAGACCCATGGgccacccaccccacccaccacccccaaaaccGACCTCCACCACGGCAGCAAGCAGGAGCTGAAGCACGAGGGCCGCCGCCTCGTGGAGAGCGGCCGCCAGAACATCGACTTCAGCAACGTGGACATCTCGGAGCTGAGCAGCGAGGTCATCAACAACATGGAGACCTTCGACGTGCACGAGTTCGACCAGTACCTGCCGCTCAACGGCCACGCTGCCATGCCGGCCGACCACGGCCCCAACGCTGCCGCTGGCTCCTATGGCGCATCCTATTCCCACTCGGCCACGGGCACCGGCGGGACCAACCAGGTCTGGACTCACAAAAGCCCGGCCTCGGCATCGCCGTCATCCGCCGACTCGAGCCAGCAAAGGCCGCACATCAAAACGGAGCAGCTGAGCCCCAGCCACTACAGCGACCAGTCCCACGGCTCCCCCGCGCACTCTGACTACGGCTCCTACAGCGCCCAGGCTTGTGCCACCACCGCCTCCACCGCCACGGCCGCCgcctccttctccagctcccagTGCGACTACACGGACCTCCAGAGCTCCAACTACTACAACCCCTACCCTGGCTACCCCTCCAGCATTTACCAGTATCCCTATTTCCACTCCTCTCGCCGTCCCTACGCGACGCCCATCCTCAACGGCTTGTCCATCCCGCCGGCCCACAGCCCCACCGCTAACTGGGACCAGCCGGTCTATACGACCCTGACGAGGCCTTAAAGGATGCGCAGAGCCCCCAAGGGCTTCCCCAACATATGCACTAATGAAGGAATGAAGACGAAGAGCGTGGAGTGCCGCGATAGTTTCCGAAGTGCCTCCTGAGCCACTGGGAACTCTGCTCGTTGCGACTGGATGTCCCCTTGCTTCAAAACTCTCCAAACGGACAGagctctatttttctttaattaatacaattgaaaaaaaaaaaattaaaaaaaaaaaaaggaccgGCGATTCCTTTTGAATAAATGAAGGACAAAACCATTCGACTCCTCTGTGAGGACTGAACTGAACTTACTCGTCGTGGAAGTTGACAAGTGCAAAAGTGGAgcaggggggtgggaaggggggggaagaaaaaaaaaaagctgttcgAGACTTTAAGGGTCTATTGCAATGTGAGGAACGGACCAACCTTGAGGGCAAGAACTCACTCGGACCAACGCGGATGAAACCCGAAAACCCGGCTATTCTGTGGAACAATCTCGTGGGAACAAACGAGTCTGGTGGGACCAACCAATTAAATGTctgaagtgtttgttttttttagtcAAGAGTTCTTCTAAGCAAGGTTTGGCTgtaattaacattttgttttgtttttggaagcttaaagtggttttgttgtttttttttttttaaatctgttaaatatgtatttatgttctgtattattttgtcttttaattaatgaagtaattttgtgcaaaaagtagaattttaaaagattttaaagatggggtggggagggagcatAAAAATAGTGGAGATGATACAATAAAATGGTGTTATAAGTCTATagatttttgttggtttttgggtttttttcgtTTTGAACCGCTGCAGCAGTCGTGTTTGAGAGGGACTGGACAGatctgcccatggcagagcgGGTCGCCAACAGGGAACTCAAACGGGAATGTAAAAGAACGAGGCGGGGAAAGTTACTGATGAAATTGGGAGGCTAAAACGATTGCAAAAAGGAGCAGGCGATGTTTCTGGCTACCCGCTTTCAGGCGTTAAAATTGGATTTTAAGGCATTGCAGAGTCTTTGTACACTTTCAGAACCAGGACTACTTTAGAGGAAGATGtaatttaatgagaaattatCAACTTCTGATTCAGTTTTGGCTTCTAGGGACCAGATATCATCCATCAAGCTGTGAAACTAAAATCTTCtccactaaaaaaaatttttaggtacttaGTTTTAGACTAATATTTCATTGATATATTTCTACTTCTTCCATTGTATGCTGAGCATATAATAACCATCTATTTTATGGTAACTTGTGCCTTTAAAAACTTTGTAAAtctaaaaacacatttcagaggTTATcatctttttaccttttctaCATTTCCTactctttttctaaaaatatttttttgcatatttccttttggggacgtgggggtgggggaaaatacagaaaactcatttttatgcaatctatttttctgtataaagtGGCTGTTACTTATCTGTTCTCTTCACTAGCTTCTGACTAAGCAATGCTAACTTTTGTACAGATCAatttgataaaattaaaaattgctttttatcaAGTACGTGTTAcgttttctttctgcttgagcctatttctgtgctgaaaagaaatgtggagAACAGCTTTGAGGGAGACAGGgtattcagaataaaatactttgaCCAAGGGTTTCTCTGTTCTCCTAATatgttggtttgggttttttttcttgctcccTTTCCCCATACATAAACAGTGTCTTactatgagatttttttaaaaagttcttttttacttctttgggAAGTATATTTCCATGCCCATAATCCCAAGGATTTCATAGGATTTCATTGAGACTGCTCACATGAGTAAGGGTTTGCAAGGTCAGACTGCGTGGTTTTAGAGCAAGTTCATTTTATTCTGTACAGCACGTAGGAATTTCATAGTAACAAATTCTGTTTTCGGGTTGGTGAGCCCTTGCAAATATATCCTAATTATGATAGCAACAAAATTATATGTTGCAtatagtggtttttttttaaaatacagtcattaaaatagttacatttgtgacctttttttttttctttgtataaacTAAGTTGCAGTCTGGTTTCACCAGTTCAGACAAACCAATGCAAGATTTTCAGGCTGGGCCCTAATTGGGAGGAAAGGATTGGGATTAGGGAAATTCTGCCGCCCTTGCCTGAGAAACGCGCTCAGGACTTGGTTGCAGTGCAGCactgtggaaaatgttttaacatggggaaaataaatgtgatgaCAATTATGAAGCTCAAGAACATTAACAAAGTCTGAACAACAGAGTCCCAAAGCAAATTTGCTGTTTGCAGTATCTGCCAAGAGCTATCTTGCCAGAGTGTCTGTAACTGGACACCATTTTCTCTGCGCTCATTTACAAAACTGCTGGCAAAATGACTTTATTACGCTCTAAGCCAAAGCTGCAGAATAACTTTCAGAGGAgactttcctcctttctcctccctccagtTATGATGCAAGTTTCAAGTCTTACCCTAACTTGTGCTCAAAAAATAGATGTGTTTTGGCTTTGCCTGTTGGGCACGTTGAGGTAGGGCTTCCTCTCCAAAGTCACACgctgtggggagaaaaagaagaaaaaaggtgagATGGGAATGTAAGTGCTTgtctttactttcttcttgATGTTTAATAGCGAAGCGTACAGTGACTTCAGTGATACCTGGATTAATCTTTAAAACAGAGTTAAAATATCTGTATGCGATGGTATCGTAAATCAcccaaaatactgaaattaaaaattgcaccAAAGCGTCTCTGGCTCATGGGAGAGTGCGATGGGGGTCTGTGCACCCAGCGGGATGGGTGCCAGTCGCAGGCTTGGGGAACGTTACCgagctcttccctccctcctttttcttcttctcgCAGTGTATTGCCCCAGCCGTGGCTTCCTAGCGTGGGGTGACATCCAGCGAGTGCGACGTCCTTGGCACGGCCGGGAGCTGCAGGGTGTTTGCGCAGAGACGCGCTCTCCTCCCGCCCGTGGGGCCCCCGGACCAGCCTGGCGACTGCACCGAGGAAAGGCGCATCCAGAATATGCAGATTTTAAATCCATTTGCTTTTGGCCGTACTTACTTGCTACTTGATTTTGCTTTCTACGAGCTTTTGTGAAATCAAGTTAGCTTTTACTACtatttgcagaaacaaaatgctATAGATCTATACCGTCCAGTAGGTACAAGCGATAACGTGAGCCTTGGAAACCCCTCGGCAGCTCCTGGAAGCAGCTCCCCTTTGAATAGATAATGCTGAATGGTGACATTCgacttttttttattgcccTCAGAGTCGGGAATACTCACTGCGCATTTGCTGTTGAGTAAAATTCAAAGGCATTGCAAAATGGATGTTCAAGAAGGTGATAGGCATGTAAAATTCACTGGCCTGAATAATCCCAGTGACTCAGGCTTTAGGGTAAGCTGGGCATTTCTAAGAGCACCAGAACTTCATTCCCCACGCCTAGATTTACACTTAAACATACGAGTCTCCCATTTCATTTCCCTAGGAGAAAACCACTGATCGGGGGCACAGTTTATGTTCAGAGAAGAGCGTTTTGATTTGAAATTAATGCTGTTTgtacaaatgcattttcatgcatcgtccttttcttccattttacgTGTAGATGCCGTCTACAGAAAGAGAAGTGATTTTCCATGAGCCGAGCGTCTTCCTGACGTGAATGGCAGCATTGTGTGTCCCGAGCTCGGCTCTGGTGGCTCTTGTGTTGGCGTGAATCTGGAATGTCTCTGCAGAAGTCAATGAGATCAGGTGAAACCAAGACCGGCTTTTGACCCCTGGCTGTCAACAAAAAAGGGTTCTCAAGATAATTGCAGGAATACACAAGCGATAAAAGttccccttttttatttttagtgcagAGAATAATGAATGTTGCTGTTTATCTGAATTGCTCAGAAGGTACTGTTTagtaagaaagaggaaattaattttatagaCCATATCCACATTCCTTCTGCatggtggaaaaagaaaaagtccctTCCCATCCTCGttattataatttttcctgGAGTGATATCAACTTTTGTTACATAGTTTTTACATTTGGGTATTAGGTTTATGGCAAAGAAATTCTTAAATGGCATTTCTATGACAGCGTTCAGCTTTAATAACCTTTCGCAGGGGTATATCCCTGCTCCCTGTCTATGGATTGGCCTCCTCGGGATGTCTGGCTTTTCCAGCTAGGCTCGCCGGACCCAACgcgcagctctgctctgctgcgAGACGTGGGGCCACGAGAGCGGGGGTACAGGACAGCCCCGCCGGGCGAGCTCCCCGGCCCTTCCCACGCAGGACTGCTCCCCGCGGGATCCCCGGGGATCTGAACACGGGGATCGGGCCATCCTCACGTGCTGCTCCTGGAAGcagcggccgcggggctgcctgTCCTCAGCCGGCATCTCCAGCCTAATGCTCGATGAGACGAGAAGAGGCATgcggccgccccctccctctGCCACGTTTATCCTCCCGTTGCCAAGGCCGGATGCTCGCAGCCCCTGGCTACATGTTGCCTGTGATctggaggcaaaaaaaattaaatataaattgaaaaataactAGAGACATCAGTGCCGTTTGGAGTAGGCCGTGTTTAAGCGCCAGGAGGGcacaaaagctgttttcaggTGAGTGGGCAGATGCTGTGGCCGGTGCCCCGGGTAGGGCAGAGCTACGCTGCCGTGCAAAGCTGGAGAGGTtttgggagcaggagcagcagcgtGCGAGCCCTTGGGAAAGCTCGGTGGCCACGGGAGCTGCTCGGACAGGGCTGGGTGAGCTGAGGAGGTGCCGTGGTGAACACAGCGTGGCACAGCCCCGGTCCCCGGAAGCCTGGATGGACCCGACCCTCAGGGAAGGCTTTAAGGAGACTTCGATATTGCCCTATTTTCAGTCCTCGAGAGGGTGAGGTTGGGTCCAATTGATTTAGGGCTCTTTTAAGTCCAAAGGCAAATTTGTAAGTGTGAATTCACCAAGAAGGACTCCAAACTCCCTTTCTGGGGGGTGGGAGTGAAAGCAGGGAGTTTCCCATCAAGTCCTGACCGCTCCGTGACCGATGCACGGAGGAACCCCAGCTCCCAAGAGAGACAACGCCCTGTACCTcaccactgccctgctcctccttggAGACCCTGCAGAGGCTCCATGAGGTTTTGGGGGAGTTCATCACACAGCACCCTAATTAACGAAGGGCGGGGAGCTGCACGGGACCGTGGGAGCCAGCCAGACCTGGCCCAGCCCTGGTCCTGTCTCCTCCGCCACCgcccagcagagccagggtgGTGTCATTTTAAGTTCACTTTATATGTGTTATACGCAGGAATTAAGGATGGCACCAAGTGGCAAAGGATGAGGCTTGGGGAGGGGAAGCCGTTTTCCAAATGAGTCAGCAGGAGCTAAAAATAGTCACCCAGAGCCCAAACCACAGAAAGTGGTACTTATTGCAAATTGCTTCGTTCTTCTGCCATCCTGCAACCCCAGCCTGTGCCGGAGCCGCAGAGGTTGCAGGGCAATCCCTGCCGGCGCGGTGCGATGCGAtgcaggggctgctccctgacGGCGAGCACGGGTTTTTGGGAATGGCAGCCCTTCGCTCAGCCCAGGCGGCTCGTGATGGGTCTCAGGCCACGGGGTTTCTGTCGCAGAGCTGAGGAGCTTCGCACTGTATTTGCAGAGAAGCGCAGATTTCAGTAGCGGGGCTGTGGCTGGTGCGGTGGCTGGTTTTGTGGCCTAGGCGGAAagtgagtttatttttttgcagaacCTCGCTGCACGAGGAGGGAAACAGCAGGCAATGTCTCTCCATAAAACCATGCAgtctgcactgaaaaaaaacagttgcaaTAGGGCTCAGAAAACAAACCTACCCCCggcttctgctgcagcctgtcAGCGCTGCTGCCTGCGGGAGAGCTGCTGCCGTGGGATGGGAGTCACCGGTGGGGTGGCTGTTGCCACCAGCCCGGGGGCTCTTGCTCAGAAATGGTTTGCCACATGGATGAACACGGTGGGTGCTGCCGAAAGcggggctctgccctccccgTGCTTGAAAGAGCCGCCGGTGTTCCTGCTGACCCCTATTAAGCCGCTCCCATATGGCCGCGGAGCTCAGCCATGCACAGTGTGTCACTGGCTTAACTGGAGTGTTGGTTTTGACCTGATTTAGTGAAGCCcgtgcaaaaaaaaaaacaaaaaaaacaacacaacccAGTTGGACACACTTATTCAGGTTTAAAAGCCGGCTTCTTTCAGTTTATCTTAAACCAATTAGGAATGAAAACCAAGCCACTCCTAATCCAAAATAAGAGGGTGTCCCTCCCTGCCGCCGCCACCCGCTCCTGGGGCTGTGTTGGTTTAGGGAAAGCGATGCAAAGCTGCCGGCGCGGGTCGGAAAGAGCCGCCCGGGTGGGGGCAATGGCACCCGCACGCCCGTCCCGCCGCGGCTCTGCAGCCCGGCCGCTCTCGCAGCCGCGCTGGCATCGGCTCCCGCTCCCCGTATTTGTTTGTGGATGTGTGCGCAGGCAATATTGTGACTGTCAGAGACGTGATATTAAAACATTTACCCAAAATacctctgcctgcctttctcctcccctcactcgtccccctcctcctcctttttgtgtgtgtgtgtgtgtgtgtgtctaaatTCCCAATGTAGCGATGGAGGTCTTCACCCAGGAAAGGgttaaacattttgaaaggtCTTGTTTGAGGTAGAGTGAATTTTAACCACCACACACATAACGAATGCGAAACAGCCTGAATTGCTGGTGAGGAGCCAAGAGCACAAGAGAGGAGCTGCTGAATTTTAATGATTCATTATTGCATGGAAGGCCTTTGTCTTCCTTTATCCGGTGCACAATAAAAGAATTAATTGGACAGAAAATGGCAGGGCAAAGAACTGACAAGTCATTAAGGGGCTCTGAATGGCTGATTAGGTGCACATTGGGGGTGGAATTTCAACTGCACTGTTTCAGCAAGGGCTCCGGAATAATAATGGCATGGCACAGTTTATATTTTGTATGCAGTACCAGAAAGGCCTTTATGTTGGCATTGTGGTGCTATTTATTATGCTGTCTATTTAGCCATTGTTGGCATTGTGTTTGCAATAAGAATGCACAAACaaagttgggattttttttaattttttttaatttaacttcgCGAAGGCAAAATAATTGGGAATCAGAATCTCGCTCCACGGatagttttattaatttttgtgtgtgtgttcagaAATGGCAGTAAATATTTAGACTTGCGAGAAATAGCTTcatttagaaaaaggaaaagaactaaTAAACTTCTCCCACTTCCCCCCGTTCCCAAAGAGCCGCCGGTCAGGGAAGCCTCGTGCAGCTGGAGGAGCCCCTGCGAGCGATGGGGTGCTGACCACTTCCACACCCCGACGCCGGGAGGATGCAGCTCAAGGAAAAGCAGCCAACTGGAATTATTGGTAGCTAGGAAGTTCATTGAACATCTCGCACACGGATCCTTTGAGGCGGCTTCTGCCAAAGTTTCCTTGTTGTTGTTGATGTTAAGCAGTTGCCTGCGAGTTAtaataaaaaccacacacacagaagggaaagaaagaattaaaaaaaaaaaaatatcccagcATGTTGGGTAGGTGTGATTTTGATGAGGAatgcgattttttttttttttttgagaggatAACAAATAGGAATGAATAACAGTTTACTGTCAGGTCTGTACACAGCTGGTTGCAAGTTTCAGGGGCAAAAAGGGAAACTTTAATGaagatacagcttttttttccctgcaagtGATTCATTACAGCCTGATGAAAATAGAAAGCCATCACCTTCACGTAACCTAGAGATTTTCACACGATaaagattacattttaaattttgcttaaaaGCTCGCAGAGGATAACTTCATTTCTGACAACCTCCTTCCTGTCCTGAGGATGCCGCCCGGCCTCGCTGCTCTTTGATAACCAAACGCACAGACACCTTCCCCCTCCCGGATCACAAGCAGCGAAAGCCCCTCCGCCTGCCAGGTACCGGGGAGCTATGCTCCTACGTGCTCGATGAACCCCATATTTCCAAGGAATAGAGGAGCAAAAGCTGCCAAGTGCTGATGCACCTCGtccagctgcccctgcagcctgcctgaATCCTCCTGCTGACTTCTGCGGGagctgggatggactgggacGGACTGGTCCCGGCGCACATGGGCAGCATGGAGttgccagctctgcctctgcatcCCGAGCCATACCCCATCCCCGTccttcccctcccgccccgggaACCCAGGTCAGGGAGTTTTTAGCACCACGTGCATCGCCGCTGCCCCGCTGGGACgagctcacacacacacatccttcGGAAAATGACCTCTCCGGTCCCGGCTGGAGGAAACAGCAGGGATGGTTtggttttctcctcctccacagtcTTTGGTCCCCGGTTTTCCCGTCcgggtgggctgggggcagagcgAGTCTCATCCCCCACATGATGCGGGGTGGAgtgggctggagctgcccccAGGAACTGGAGCAAGacccagggagaggaggagaagggacaCCTCCACCGGTGACACTGAGGTGTCCCCACAAAGCCCATTGcagagggaggctgcagagagaaCGCAGGCTCCGCAGCCACCCGTTTACAACAAATCTCCCCAAAACAGCAGCCCAAACTGATGTACCCGCACACGCATCCCGCGTCTCTGCTCAGGGCCTGGCCCTTTCTCAcgcttctcttttttttttttttttttcccaggtacTATGGGCTAATAACGGGTtaacaatatatatataaatttgaAAACGTGAGAGGGGATTTGGGTGTCAGGGAGATGGATGAGCTGCAATCTGAAACTTTTTAGGTAAGAataagtgaaaaggaaaatggggtTATTACAAAAAATGCCATTCTCAGTAGAATACAGCCCTtctgtaataatattttaagaggTAGTTAGTGGCACTCTTCATTCGGGAAAGTAAAGGCATGCatgtcaaacaaaaataaaataaaataataataaaaaagaagtggGAAGGTAGCTGGTTCCACTGGAAATTATAATGTTTCTCCTGAGACTTCAGCTTCTTAACactgtgaaaggagaaaaaaaaatatactgccATTTGCGCTCCTCTGTTCGcgctgcagctgggaaggaggCAAATGGAAAAGCTGTTATTAGCGACGAGGGGCACATCGGCCGGGGAGCGCTGGTGCCTGCCCAGCCCGGGACATGCCACCACTGCTTGCTCTGCCACCGAAGACCGACTCTCCCTACAATCGTCTTGGCATCTTGGCCCCTGGAGCTGAGCCATGAGTCACCCACATGGTATTCGAGACCAGCGAGTCACCTCTTCCTGCAAACACCCCCTTCTCCTAACAAGGAGGATTTAATGCAACCCCTGATGAGAGCCTCTGCAGGTGGGTAGCAATTTCCCAGGCTGTTGAGGTCCCCCTGCGCTTGCTCCCGTCCCTCTGAAGCTCTTGCTGCCCTGGGGCCACCTGAACCCCAGAAGGTCTGTTGGCTTTGAGAGCCTCTCCTGGTCGCCAGATGGAGATGGGGTTAAAGCTGGACCCAAACGGACAAAATTCAGGCAGGAATACAGATATTCTCAACATTTGGGAGACATCAGATCTGCGGAGGAGGAGCTTGGAGCGACGTCTATCAGAATGAAGTCAGGTGAGAGCTTCAGAGCCAGATTCCGACCATCCCTTAAGAGTTGTGTGTTCAAGCCCTGGAAGAGTTGGCTGAAATCCACGCCTGGTGATGGGATACAGagaagttaaaaacatatctaAAACACTTAACAAAATTCCCAGATGGaagcaagtttatttttttaatgaaaataacttaaCAAAACATCCGAGTAGTAGATGTTTGTGTTCTATTTCTGGGAATGCAGGAAAGATCCTCTGAAACCccccagaaaaaagaaatgctaaagcAATCAGCCTCAAACTATGTAGATATTcagatctgcttggaagaaggagggaagatGGAAATATCTACACAGGAAGAGAGCAAAGGTCTGTCTCAGAAGCATCCTGCAAGGGTACATGTAGATTTGCCATGCAGgagcaaacaaaaaccccctcaAACCAGGGAAAGAAACAGGGCTTGTATAAAATAGCCCTTCCCCTGGTCTCTGCCAGCCTCTGGCAATCAGCAATTGCTGTGAGACACTTGCGTTGCCTCAATGCTATGCCTAGAAGTTGCATATTTTCCACGAATTTTTCTCACCCTCCTTTGaacccagctctgctcttggcCTCTGCCTgtggcagagctctgcagctgaactgtttgctctgaaaaaaaaaaaggtcgtctttctttttatctaatttcagctttctgttcAATTACTGTATGGTGACACACATCAGGTGATGGCAAGAATAATCagtctcctttccccttctcctttccccattTGGTTCTTCGCTGCCTACACCAAAAGACCTCAGTCTGGGCTGGAAAGAGCCTACTAGAAGCAAGGAACATATTTCAGCTCCAAACCTAAAATATCCACTTTGGGCAGAATTTTGTCCCCCTCTCTGACACCACATTGGGGCCCGATACACTCCTGGATGCTGGTGACATTTGTCTCATCCCAGTGTGAAAAATGGACtttaaacatgctttaaaaGTCAGGGTTTCCTGGTTTCTGAGCCATAAATCCTGCTTTTGGGCCATGCCTTCCAAGTGATAAATTTCTAGAT
Above is a genomic segment from Ciconia boyciana chromosome 13, ASM3463844v1, whole genome shotgun sequence containing:
- the SOX8 gene encoding transcription factor SOX-8; this translates as MLNMTEEHDKALEAPCSPAGTTSSMSHVDSDSDSPLSPAGSEGLGCAPAPAPRPPGAAPLGAKVDAAEVDERFPACIRDAVSQVLKGYDWSLVPMPVRGNGSLKAKPHVKRPMNAFMVWAQAARRKLADQYPHLHNAELSKTLGKLWRLLSENEKRPFVEEAERLRVQHKKDHPDYKYQPRRRKSVKAGQSDSDSGAELSHHAGTQIYKADSGLGGMADSHHHGDHTGQTHGPPTPPTTPKTDLHHGSKQELKHEGRRLVESGRQNIDFSNVDISELSSEVINNMETFDVHEFDQYLPLNGHAAMPADHGPNAAAGSYGASYSHSATGTGGTNQVWTHKSPASASPSSADSSQQRPHIKTEQLSPSHYSDQSHGSPAHSDYGSYSAQACATTASTATAAASFSSSQCDYTDLQSSNYYNPYPGYPSSIYQYPYFHSSRRPYATPILNGLSIPPAHSPTANWDQPVYTTLTRP